A single genomic interval of Aureliella helgolandensis harbors:
- a CDS encoding FAD-dependent oxidoreductase gives MKAMIIGAGISGLCTAIALRKAGLEVVVYERAPQLTEVGAGISLWANALRALDTIGAGAAIRERLEPLRQSELRLREGHVVAGSFFAAKLEKALGHQPVLGMIHRAELLESLVGCLPVGTVQYGHEALDVRDCGDRVEVEFTNGNRNVADLTIGADGIHSKVRSLLLDSSPPRYSGYTCFRGVTEMPASIQPGYLAEWWGRGCRVGIATLRNHQIYWWATANAPQNIRIEDKRSWLCNRFSRWADPVLELFSTTPPDAIFQNDIIDRRPDKHWYRGRCLLIGDAAHPTTPNLGQGGCLAIEDAACLYYLFSRSLPLEEIMPEFVQLRYARAATINRDSLRLGRTGQWNGRVACWLRDAIAKQLIPILGVQEMLKHARNVDPGWAE, from the coding sequence ATGAAAGCGATGATTATCGGGGCGGGTATTTCCGGACTTTGCACAGCGATTGCGTTGCGGAAAGCTGGCTTGGAAGTGGTCGTATACGAGCGCGCACCTCAGCTTACCGAAGTTGGAGCTGGAATCAGTCTTTGGGCCAATGCCCTGCGAGCGCTTGACACCATCGGAGCGGGGGCTGCCATTCGCGAACGGCTGGAGCCACTCCGCCAAAGCGAATTGAGACTGAGAGAGGGACATGTCGTTGCTGGCTCCTTTTTCGCAGCGAAACTGGAGAAGGCTTTAGGACACCAACCAGTTCTCGGCATGATACACCGAGCTGAGTTGTTGGAATCGCTCGTAGGTTGCTTACCCGTTGGCACCGTGCAGTACGGCCATGAAGCGCTCGACGTTCGAGACTGCGGCGATCGAGTGGAGGTCGAATTCACGAATGGCAATCGCAATGTTGCGGACCTGACTATTGGAGCCGATGGGATTCATTCGAAAGTCCGATCGCTTCTATTGGATAGCTCTCCGCCTCGCTACTCCGGCTACACGTGCTTTCGTGGCGTCACCGAAATGCCAGCGAGTATTCAGCCAGGTTATCTGGCTGAATGGTGGGGGCGGGGATGCCGCGTTGGAATTGCCACGTTACGGAATCACCAAATTTATTGGTGGGCAACGGCCAATGCGCCCCAAAATATTCGTATTGAAGACAAGCGAAGTTGGTTATGCAATCGATTCAGCCGATGGGCCGATCCCGTCCTCGAATTGTTTTCCACGACACCTCCCGATGCGATTTTTCAGAACGATATCATCGATCGCCGCCCCGACAAACATTGGTACCGAGGACGATGCCTTCTCATTGGAGACGCAGCCCACCCGACCACTCCCAATCTCGGCCAAGGAGGATGCCTGGCCATCGAAGATGCTGCGTGCTTGTACTATTTGTTCTCTCGCTCGCTACCGTTGGAGGAGATCATGCCCGAGTTTGTTCAGCTGCGCTATGCCAGGGCGGCAACAATCAACCGCGATTCGCTTCGACTGGGAAGGACCGGTCAATGGAATGGCAGAGTTGCTTGCTGGTTACGCGATGCAATTGCCAAGCAACTAATACCTATCCTCGGGGTCCAAGAAATGCTTAAGCATGCCCGAAACGTGGATCCTGGGTGGGCAGAGTAG